CAAGTTTACCATCATTCGAATTTTTACGGTATGGTAGATTAATAAGGCTGTTCAGATTATTGAGGGTCATGAGAGCATTTCGATCAGTAAAGTATTTAACAAAACATTTATTTAAAAACAGAACTCAGGGAACTTTTGCAACAGTTTCCCTTATTGCTGTTCTAATGATAATATTCGGTTCAATTTCGATTTTACAAGTTGAAGTCGACGTTAATTCAAATATTAAAACAGCAGAAGATGCCATTTGGTGGGCATTTGTAACAATAACAACAGTTGGGTATGGCGATAAATATCCAGTAACAACAGAAGGTAGAGTAATTGCTGCTTTTCTAATGGTTACAGGAGTTGGGCTTTTTGGAACATTTACCGGATTTGTTGCGGCGTGGTTTATGGGTGATAAAACAAAGGAAAACGAAGTTTTAAACGAAAATAATAACTAAGCAATATGAAAAAATTTGTGTTGCTATTTCTAGTTGGGACTTTTCTCCCTCTATTCCTTTTCGCTCAACAAAAGGTGACAAAAAATAATTCTGAAGATATCCCTGTTTATATTACCAAAACAGGGAAAAAATATCATTCAGCCAATTGTTTTTATTTAAAAGGAGGAGGAATACCCAAAAAATTATCGGAGGTTAAAGATAGTTATTCTCCATGTAGCAAGTGTAATCCACAAACAACTCAGATTGAAAAAGATAATAATAAACAACAGCAAGCTACAACACAACAACAAACTTCAACAGAAACAACATCTAAAGGACAGCCAATTTATACTGGTCCACGTGGTGGAAAATATCATTATAGTAAATCAGGGAAAAAGGTTTATGAACGAAAAAAAAAGAAATAGATTATAGAAATCCATCGTCACTTCAGATTTGTAATCCTTATAAAACAAAATACCAATTTGTAGATCCGTTTCTTCATGGGATTTCTACCCTTTTAATGTCAAAACCACAGCCAGACATTAAAATAATGGTTTTTTAATGTCTGTGTTATATTTGTCCCAAATTTTAATGTCAAATTCAATAGCAAACATTAATTTTTTGCTTTTTTAATGTTTGGTAGTGAAGTTTTAAGTACTTTTGATGTCAGAATTTAAACAAACATTAAATATCGGATTATTTGATGCCAGAAATATTATATCCTATCAACCCCGACAGAAATGTTCCTTGGAACGATCTTCCTCCATTGCCAATTAGAAAGGAACTCTACCAAACAATAGAAATATTGGAGAAACTTGGAGATGCAAAAGCAGCCTTGGCAAGGCTTCATGGTCGTAGCGTGGTGATTCCAAATCAGGGGTTATTAATTAATTCAATAAGTTTACAGGAAGCAAAGAGTTCAAGTGCTATTGAGAATATATTCACAACGGATGATGAGCTATACAAGGCATATAGCGATCAAAACAAAGAGCCAAACGGATCGTCCAAGGAAGTTCTAAGATACAG
This genomic interval from Bacteroidales bacterium contains the following:
- a CDS encoding potassium channel family protein is translated as MNEEKSQKGLTFFDIVIVILSMYVLVALLIDSYFRLSPEVSKLLYLIDNIICVFFLFDFFYRFIKAPSKKEFIKWGWIDLISSLPSFEFLRYGRLIRLFRLLRVMRAFRSVKYLTKHLFKNRTQGTFATVSLIAVLMIIFGSISILQVEVDVNSNIKTAEDAIWWAFVTITTVGYGDKYPVTTEGRVIAAFLMVTGVGLFGTFTGFVAAWFMGDKTKENEVLNENNN